The DNA sequence GCCAAACATGGTACGGGCTGCATATTAAGCGCAGCGATTACCGCCCAGCTTGCTTTGGGGCAGGACCTGAAAACCGCCTGCCATTTGGCAAAAGAATACCTTGAACAGCGAATGGCCTACCACGAAGGGCTATTGACATACCACCATTTATAAGTATGGAAAGATTAATCTATATCAGTCAGGGAAAAACCCCTGCGATACAACTTGAAAATATTGCCTTTGCCTGTCAGGTGGGGGTGAAGTGGGTGCAGCTACGCCTGAAAGATTGTGATCCGAAGGAGGTGAAAAAAACAGCCCTTGCCGCACAGAAAATCTGTGGGGAACATCAGGTAAAACTGACGATCAACGACCATGCGGCACTCGCCTTGTCGCTTGGCATTCCTTCTGTTCATTTGGGGTTAAATGATATGCCCACAGATGAAGCGCGAAAGTTATTGGGGCCTTCGGTGGAGATCGGCGGTACCTGCAATACTTTTGACCACCTGAAGTGGCATTGGCAAAATGGGGTAGATTACGTAGGACTGGGCCCTTTTCGATTTACCAAAACCAAAACCAAGCTCAGTCCAATTCTTGCTATTGAAGGCTATCAGCGACTGATAAAACAAATGGCCATCGCCAAAATTGAGCTGCCTGTTTTTGCGATTGGGGGAATTAAAGCAGACGATGTTTACCCCCTTTTCAATGCAGGGGTTTACGGCATCGCGATTTCTTCGGAGCTTCATCATCATCCCGACCCTGAAGCCTTTGTGAAGTTTGTCGAAGGAATATTTCAATTAAAAAACACAACAACATGTTAACCATTGCCAACCGAACATTTCAGTCCCGTTTGTTTACAGGAACGGGGAAATTTGCCTCTTCCATAGAGATGGAAAACGCCCTGCTGGCTTCCGCTTCGGAACTGGTCACCATGGCTTTAAAACGGGTAGATGTCAATGATGAACGCGATGATATTTTATCGCACCTGCAACATCCGCACCTTCACCTTTTGCCCAATACCTCGGGGGTCAGAACTGCCAAAGAGGCGATTTTTGCCGCTGAACTTGCCAGGGAGGCCTTGCAGACGAACTGGCTGAAGCTGGAGATTCATCCAGATCCTAAATATTTAATGCCTGATCCTATTGAAACCCTGAAGGCTGCCGAAGCCCTGGTGAAAAAAGGGTTCGTGGTTTTGCCTTATTGCCATGCTGATCCTGTGCTATGTAAACGCCTTGAAGAGGTGGGGACCGCTGCCGTAATGCCACTGGCGGCGCCTATTGGCAGTAATAAGGGATTGGAAGCGGCGGCTTTTTTAGAGATTATCATTGAGCAAAGCAATGTGCCCGTGGTGGTGGATGCTGGTATTGGTGCGCCGTCTCATGCCGCGCAGGCCATGGAGATGGGGGCTGATGCGGTGCTGGTCAATACTGCTATTGCGGTCTCTGAAAATCCAACGCAAATGGCTTGCGCTTTTAAGCTTGCTGTTGAGGCAGGACGATTAGCTTATGAAGCGAAATTGGCACCAAAACAAGCAGTGGCACAGGCAAGCAGCCCACTGACGGATTTTTTAGCTGAACTCGGGGACTGATGGATTCATTTAAATCATTGTTTTCGGAATATCGATGGGAGGAGGTCAAAGCCAGGATTTATGCCAAAACGGCAACGGACGTCAGGCGGGCATTGGCAAGTAAGCACAGAAATCTCGAGGATTTCATGGCCATGATTTCCCCTGCCGCGGAACCGTTTCTCGAAGAGATGGCACAGCGCAGTCATCAATTAACACAAAAGCGTTTTGGGAAAACGATTCAGATGTATGTGCCGATGTATCTCTCCAATGAATGTCAGAATATTTGTACCTATTGTGGGTTCAGTCTTGACAATAAAATTCCGAGGCGGACACTGACGGATGCCGAAATACTTAAAGAAGCCTCCACGATAAAGGCGATGGGTTTTGAACATTTGCTGCTGGTAACGGGTGAGGCAAACCGTACTGTGGGTGTCCCTTACATCAAGAAAGCCATGCGCTTACTGCGTCCGCACTTTGCAAATTTATCCATGGAGGTGCAACCCTTGGAACAGCAGGAGTATGAAGAATTGATTGCGGAAGGGCTGAATCAGGTTTACATTTATCAGGAAACCTATCACGAGGCGGATTACAAAATTCACCATACCAAAGGGCGAAAATCCAATTTCGATTACCGACTGGAAACTCCCGACCGTCTGGGTAGGGCAGGGATTCATAAAATTGGCCTGGGGGTGCTGATTGGTTTGGAAGACTGGAGAACCGACTGTTTTTTCAATGCATTGCATTTGTCATATCTTGAGAAAAAATATTGGCAGACCAAATATTCGATCTCCTTTCCGCGCCTTAGGCCATTCAGTGGAGGGCTGGAACCTAAAGTAGCGATGAATGACCGTGAGCTTGTTCAGTTGATTTGTGCTTACCGCCTGTTCAATCAGGAGGTGGAAATGAGCCTCAGCACAAGGGAACATGAGGTTTTTCGAGATCATGCCTTCAAACTTGGCATTACTTCCATGAGTGCGGGATCGAAGACCAACCCAGGAGGTTATGCGGTGGCGCCACAATCGTTGGAGCAGTTTGAGATTTCCGATGAGCGGAGCCCCGAGGCGATTGCAAAAATGCTGCAATCCAAGGGCTACGAGGCCGTTTGGAAAGACTGGGACCTTTCCTATGATGTGAAATAGGCGCAAAGAAATGGGAGGTGCATTTAGCAACCTCCCCTAATTTTGGCTTTCGTGGAAAAGCCTAACACAGTATTTTAAAAGTCAAGAATTTTGAACTCGGTCCTTCGGTTTGCGGCATGCACTTCCTCTGGGCAGTCGCCGTTGGGGCAGGGCATTTTTGGCTGTGTTTCGCCATAATATTTATAGACCAGCCTAAAGGGCTCAATGCCGAATTTCTCAAAATAGGCCAGGGCGGATTTTGCTCTTTTCTGAGAAAGAACCTTATTGTATTCGTCCGTGCCTCGTGCATCGGTATGGGAGGAAAGTTCCAAAACGATGTCGGGATTATTTTTTAGGATGCGGATAACCTTGTTGAGTGTTGTCCGAGATTCAGGGGTAATGGCCGCTCGGTCAAATTCATAATAAATGTTCTCAATGTCGAGAATCTTATTTTTTTTCAGTCGCTCCAGCGGAGAGATCCTATTGATGTTTCTCATTTGATTTAAGGGCACGCTTACGGTTTGTTCATGACTCATGAAGTCCGTTTTCTGAGCCAGAATGAGGTATTCGCTCCCTGGCTGTACGGAAAAGTCATAGTAGCCATCCTCAGACTCATACGATCTGACATCGCCAGTATTTACATCTTTGAGCACCACTACGGCTTTAGGTAAAATGGTATTGGAAGTACCGTTCACCACCTTGCCAGTAAGATGCGGGGTGTAGCCTTTACTCAGATAAATCTCCTTCTCGATGGTTTTATTTTCAGTGAACCCCTTGGTGTCGAAAGCGAGGGCTTCCGTGGTGTATCGTTTTTTATCGCAATTGACCTTATATGCAATCTCAGGATTCAGGCGGATAAAATATTCGCCAAATTCATCACTGACCCCACGAACCACTTTGCCTTTATCATCAATCAATTCAATGCTTGCCATGGGAATGGATTTGCCATTTTCTTTGTCCTTTACCGTAACATTGAGGTCAATCATGATATTCTGAAAATGGTAAATGTCGTCATTGCCATTTCTTGCCCCTCGGTTGGAAGAGAAAAAGCCCCGAAAATCTGTGGAGTCCCTGCCAATCAGGCAAATCCCAAAATCATCTTTCTCGGAATTGAAAGGGGCACCGAGGTGTTCCACTTCCCCATATTTATCACCTTCCACTTTTACCCTGAATAAATCAAGGCCGCCAAGCCCTGGGTGGGTGTCTGAGGAAAAATACAGATAGCCGTCATCAGCAATATAGGGAAACAGCTCATTGCCATTGGTGTTGATGCTTTTCCCAAGGTTTTCGGGCGTGCCCCATTTTCCATAAGGTGTTTTACTGCTTTTATAGAGATCTGTGCCACCATAGCCATCGCTATAATTCGTGACCAGATACATGGTTTGCCCATCTTTGCTAATCGTCGGGTGACCTTCGGAAGAATGCTTTTTATGAAAGTTTAAATGTTTTGGCTTGCTCCACTTTTCATCCCCTTCCTTTTGGGTGTACATTATCTGTAAGTTTCGCTGCTCCCGTTCGTTGGAGGTGTTTCGAGTAAAGTAGAGGGTTTTGGTTGCCTGGTCAAAAGTAGCCGGCCCTTCATGTAGTTTTGAGTTGATGGTTTTGGGCATTGCTGTGGCATCATCAATCTGACCAATACCGTTGAGTTGCCCTTCAAATAAGTTGATAAAGTGCTGATTATCCCATAAGTACCGCGATTTGTGATATGCGCGAGAGGAACACCAGATCAGTTTGTCTTCAACAACCGTTGGGCTGAAATCATTAAATTCACTGTTGAAATTAGTGGCTTCCGCTTTAACGGCGAATTTGTTCACCGACAGGCTGCTGTAGTTTCCACAGGCGCGTAATTTGGGCATAATGAGTGCGCGGTCTTCGGGATGGTAATTGAGGTATCGTTTCAGTACCACCCGAGCGGCCTTGTAGCTTTTTTGACTCATCAGCAAATCGGCATAAGGCAACATCAGTTCTGTTTTTGCAGGGTATAGTTTGATCAGTACACGGTAGGTCTCCAGGGCTTCAGGGTACCTTTTGGCCGCCATATAGGCCTGCGCCAGCTTTTGTGTTACCTCGCCACTGTTTTTTGTGGCCAGGTACTTACTGTATTCATCAATAGCGGCGGTGTATTCATGTTTTTTGAAATGCTTGTCCGCTTTGATCAGTGTTTTTTGTTGTCCAAAACCATTCAAAGCAATGATGGCCGTCAGTAGGGTAGTGAGCAGTAGTTGTTTCATTGTTAGAAATATCTTGGGCTGAAAATCGCTTCATCCATTTTAAAGAGGTCGAAGCCTATAAATATTTCATGGGTACCAATTTGTTGTGGGCCCAAATCCGAAATAGGATAATCATAAGCATAGCCAAACCACCATTGGGGTTTGGGGTGTATTTCTGCCATGACCGCCAGGCCGTCATTGGATCGGTAGGTGGCCCCGACCCAAAGGTAATCGTTGAAGATCGCCGTGATGTTGGCATCTACCTGAAATGGCCGCCCACTGACCTGCTTCATCAATACTGCGGGTTTTAGCTTAACAGATGAAGAAACGGGAAAAATCGCCCCAAAGGTGATGTACATATGGTTGAGCAGCTGTGCCTGTGCATCGGGGTTCTCCTTGTTCAGTCGGTGTTGCATAAGCTGAGGCAAGGAGATTCCAGCAAAGAATCGCTCTGAATAATAGTAAGCGCCTACGCCAACAGTGGGTAGAAGGAAGGATTCATTGTTGAGGCCAAACAATGGGTCGTCAGGGTCCTGAATATTGAGTTCATCCCAGTTGTTGTTGTATTGAATAATCCCCCCAGTTACCCCCAGGCGTAAGGAGTGTTTTTTGCTGAGCGGAATTTTATAGGAATAGCTCCCGTTAAAGCCGGTGGTTCGGTTAACCCCGAGCTGGTCGTTGTAAACGTTCATTCCCAGCCCCATTTTTTCTGTCGGTTGCCCGTGCAGGGAAAAGGTGGCTGTTTTAGGTGCTCCTTCAAGCTGCGTCCACTGGTGGCGATACAGTAAACTGGCGCTTACCCAGGCACGGCTTCCGGCATAGGCAGGGTTGTACATTAAGCCATTAAACAGGTATTGGGTGTACATCGGCTCTTGTTGTGCCTGGCAGAACAGGCTGAAAACAGAGCAAAGCAACGTGATATATAATTTTTTCATAGGTTAGCGTTGAATGGTGATGAATCCTGAAAACTCTTCATCAATGCCTACAATTTTGAGTACATAGTAATAGGTGCCATCGGGCAGTGGCCTGTTGCGGGAGTCGGTTCCTGCCCAGTCGTTTTTATAGTTGGAGACCTGATAGACTTTTTCTCCCCATCGGTTGAAGATCAGCAGCTGATTCTTGGAGAACTGTTCCAAATCTTCGATATAAAATGTTTCATTCAAACCATCCCCATTTGGCGATACCGCATTGAAGATGTTCAGGGCAACCTGTTGTGTGATGTTGATGGTTACCATAGCCGTATCACAGAGATCACTTTTGGAGTCGTAACAAATGGTGTAGGTAAACTGGTCCGTGCCCACAAAAGAGGTGTCGGGGACGTAAGTGATAAAGTCCGTTCCGGGATAGATTGTGCCATTTGCCGGTTGGGTAATTATTTTAAAGTATGGCGGCAGATCCATCTCCGAATCCCTCGGATATTCATCATTTTCCCACGGGCTAATATCCACCCCCTGATTGATGCTTGTTTCATAAGTATCGTCCACTGCTTGAAGGCCTTCGAACATGGATAATCTGATATTGGAATTTTTACAGTTTACTTTCTGTCCATTTTTCCTTTCACAAACTTGATAACAGATATCCACATAAGACGTGCTACTGCTTGGGTCTGGGGTATATTCCAGCATCAGGCCAGAGGTTAGTGTTGCGGTGCCAGGGAATTCAGTATCACAGAGAATGACGGTATAATTTTCTGGCAATTCATCATTGTCAAGGAAATCGATCGTCGATGCGCCTTCAGGAGCAATGACCTTTTCATCGTTGGCAAGGGTGAAGTCTTTGAGCTCTCCAGTGACTTCCACCATCACGAAGGAAGTTTTACATCGGCCATAGATATCACAAACCTCATAGCAGAAAATGATAGGCTCATTGCTTGGGGATGCCCCTGCAGTGTACAGGATACTAAGCCCGTCAGCAACCACAGTACCGAATGCGGGCTGGCTACAAACGGTTACCGATTTTATTTCATTGGCAGAGATATTATCATTTTCTGTTACGGGTACCAATACGGATTGATTGACCAATACACTTGCCTGGTCCGTATTGAGTTTCAGTTCCTCGGGCTTTTGGACATCAATAATTACAAATGCCTTAGCGCAGTTGCTGGTGATTTCCTCATCACAAATCTGATAACAGAATACCGCTGTTCCGAAGAAGGTTTCCGCTGGAGTGAAAAGGAAAGATCCATCATCATTCAGGTCGGCAATACCAACATCAGGGCTTAATGGCTCGCATAGCGCAACGGTTACCGGCCGGTCGAATTGGTCATTGGCTTTTACATCCACGATGACTGGGGTTTGGTGAGGCGTGGAGATAAAGTCCTCTTCAGCATCGAGAGCCTCCATGGCATTAATACTGATGAAAGCCAGCGCCTGTGTACATTGCCCGTCTTCACTACAGAGTTCATAGGTAATGATTTCCGTTCCTGTGAAGGTCGGTTTCGGTGTGAAGGTCAGGGTGGTATTGTCCAGACTCACGGTGCCATTCAAAGAAGCTGACACAATATTCATCGATCCGAAAGAACCATTAACGATGCGATCGTTGGCAAAAAGGTCGATAATGGCCACCTCTCCCTGCTGAATGTTTTTACTGTCGGTCTGGGCAATCACTTCAGCATTTGGCAGACGAACTTCATAGGTAAGGTAAGTTTCATCGCACTGGTCGGCAAAAGTTGGCTGGGTGTTACAGACCTCATATTTGATTTTGAAAGCCCCCTCTTGGTTGGGGTCTGGTGTAAATTTGATTTTTCCGTCTTCCACAATTGCAGTTCCAAAATCGGGCTGTTCAGTAATGTTGATGGTATAATTTGCGGGAATGATAAAATCCTCAATAAGGTTGGGGTTGAAAACCTCTGGCGCATCGGTGGGCTGAATATAATAGGTCAGTGGATAGACCTCAGGGATCTCGTCCGCAGGCACTTCCTGTCGATGCACAGTAATGAATACCAATCCTTCGGCACATGGGCCTTCGCTGGTACATAACTGATAGGTGAGGATGTCTGTACCGAAGAATCCCGCCTGAGGGGTGTACGTCAGTGTTTTGGTGTCGTCGGAGAGTGCTATTGTACCACCGTTTATAGACGTGGCATCGGTTGTGATGGAGGCAAAAGTACCACTGCCCAAGTCATCGTTGGCGAAAATATTGACCTCAGCGCTTTCCCCCTGATTGATGATTGCAATATCAGTTTGGGCAATAATACTGATGTCCGGAGCGGTGATGTCATAATTCAGAATACTCTCATCGCACTGATCGGTATAGCCTTCACGGGTATTACAAATACGATATCTTATTTGCGCCACACCAGACTGATCCGGTGCTGGGGTAAATTTGATGTTGCCGTTATCAACAGTTGCACTGCCTTCCGTGGGTTGTTCAATGATGGTCAGTTCGTAATTGTCAGGCAATTCAAAATCACTGATATTCCCTGGAATGAAAGTTTGCTCTGGGGCATTGCTTTCGATATTCAGTGTTAAGGCATGAATATTAGGGATTTCACTTATTGGAATGGCGGTACGATTCACGCTGATGAATAATTGCGATTGCGCACATACAGCTCCTTTTGAACAAAGTTCATAGGTGATAATCTCAGTGCCGAAAAAGCTCGGATCGGGAATAAATTTCACCTGATCGCCCTCGATGCTTACCGTTCCGTTGTCCCCACCTGAAATGATGGAAATACTTTCAAACTCATCATTTTCTATCCGGTCGTTAGCGACCACATCAACCGTAACTTCTACACCCTGCGGAGTTGTGGCTCCATCTGTCTGGGCAACAACAATAGCCGAGGGCGCATAAATGTCATAGGTAAGGTATGCCGATGCGCATTTATCAGTGTGTGCAGGATCCGTATTACAAATCTCATATTTTATGCTGTAAATGCCTGCTCCCTGATTTGCATCGGGTACATAAGTGATGACGTTGCCATTCAAATTGACGGTACCGTCTGTGGGCTGTTCCAGAATGGTGAGCGCATAGTTTGGCGGTAAATCAAAGGCCGTGATGGTGGCAGGGTCAAATGCAGGAATAGGGGTGTTTGCTGAAAGGTTATAGTTAATCGTGTAAATCACCGGACTGTTGTCATCATTCGCTTGAGGATTTACACTTACAAACAATTGGGATTGTGCGCAAGGCCCTTCCTGACTACACAGTTCGTATTGGATAATCTCAGTGCCAATAAAATCGGCATTAGGCGTGAATGTAATGGTTTTGTCGTTGACGCGAACCGTACCATTGTCAGAGGTTGGGTTCACCAACGTAATGGATCCGAATATCCCATTATTAATCTGGTCATTCTCATATACATTTACACTTGCAACTTCCCCTTGCTGAATGATATCACTGTCGGTTTGGGGTGCTACCGTGGTCGATGGATAGAAGCTGTCGAAGGTCAGATACGCTTCGCTACACTGATCATCATATTGTGGCAGGGTATTACAAAGCTGATATTTGATTTTAAAGGTGCCCTCTTGAGATGGGTCCAAAGTGTATTTAATGATTTTTCCATCAACGATTATGGCATCTCCTGCCTCAGGTCCCTCTATTAAGATAATTTCATAGTTGGGTGGCAATTGAAATTGCGGAATCTGGGCAGGGTCAAATACGAAAGGAACAGCATCGGGCTGGGTATTAACCTCGACAGGGAAAATTGACGGAATTTCATTCGGGTCGATGATGACTTCCACAACGGCAAAGGCTTCTTCACAAAGTTCAGGGTTGTTGGTGCTACAAACACTGTAACAGATGATTTCCTTACCAAAGAAGTTGTCATTGGGTACATATCGTATTTCATTTTCCGCAGTTATGGTTGCCGTACCATTGACTTGCGTGTTACAAATTTGCAGGCTGTAACTGTCATCTTCAGGAAGCTCGGTATCATTAATCAAAACATTAATGTCGATCGGGCTTCGGTATGGGGTTTGGGTTTCATCGTCGGTAAGCTGGACATTCCAGGCGGTAGCTACCTCAACA is a window from the Persicobacter psychrovividus genome containing:
- the thiE gene encoding thiamine phosphate synthase gives rise to the protein MERLIYISQGKTPAIQLENIAFACQVGVKWVQLRLKDCDPKEVKKTALAAQKICGEHQVKLTINDHAALALSLGIPSVHLGLNDMPTDEARKLLGPSVEIGGTCNTFDHLKWHWQNGVDYVGLGPFRFTKTKTKLSPILAIEGYQRLIKQMAIAKIELPVFAIGGIKADDVYPLFNAGVYGIAISSELHHHPDPEAFVKFVEGIFQLKNTTTC
- a CDS encoding thiazole synthase — translated: MLTIANRTFQSRLFTGTGKFASSIEMENALLASASELVTMALKRVDVNDERDDILSHLQHPHLHLLPNTSGVRTAKEAIFAAELAREALQTNWLKLEIHPDPKYLMPDPIETLKAAEALVKKGFVVLPYCHADPVLCKRLEEVGTAAVMPLAAPIGSNKGLEAAAFLEIIIEQSNVPVVVDAGIGAPSHAAQAMEMGADAVLVNTAIAVSENPTQMACAFKLAVEAGRLAYEAKLAPKQAVAQASSPLTDFLAELGD
- the thiH gene encoding 2-iminoacetate synthase ThiH yields the protein MDSFKSLFSEYRWEEVKARIYAKTATDVRRALASKHRNLEDFMAMISPAAEPFLEEMAQRSHQLTQKRFGKTIQMYVPMYLSNECQNICTYCGFSLDNKIPRRTLTDAEILKEASTIKAMGFEHLLLVTGEANRTVGVPYIKKAMRLLRPHFANLSMEVQPLEQQEYEELIAEGLNQVYIYQETYHEADYKIHHTKGRKSNFDYRLETPDRLGRAGIHKIGLGVLIGLEDWRTDCFFNALHLSYLEKKYWQTKYSISFPRLRPFSGGLEPKVAMNDRELVQLICAYRLFNQEVEMSLSTREHEVFRDHAFKLGITSMSAGSKTNPGGYAVAPQSLEQFEISDERSPEAIAKMLQSKGYEAVWKDWDLSYDVK
- a CDS encoding OmpA family protein, whose product is MKQLLLTTLLTAIIALNGFGQQKTLIKADKHFKKHEYTAAIDEYSKYLATKNSGEVTQKLAQAYMAAKRYPEALETYRVLIKLYPAKTELMLPYADLLMSQKSYKAARVVLKRYLNYHPEDRALIMPKLRACGNYSSLSVNKFAVKAEATNFNSEFNDFSPTVVEDKLIWCSSRAYHKSRYLWDNQHFINLFEGQLNGIGQIDDATAMPKTINSKLHEGPATFDQATKTLYFTRNTSNEREQRNLQIMYTQKEGDEKWSKPKHLNFHKKHSSEGHPTISKDGQTMYLVTNYSDGYGGTDLYKSSKTPYGKWGTPENLGKSINTNGNELFPYIADDGYLYFSSDTHPGLGGLDLFRVKVEGDKYGEVEHLGAPFNSEKDDFGICLIGRDSTDFRGFFSSNRGARNGNDDIYHFQNIMIDLNVTVKDKENGKSIPMASIELIDDKGKVVRGVSDEFGEYFIRLNPEIAYKVNCDKKRYTTEALAFDTKGFTENKTIEKEIYLSKGYTPHLTGKVVNGTSNTILPKAVVVLKDVNTGDVRSYESEDGYYDFSVQPGSEYLILAQKTDFMSHEQTVSVPLNQMRNINRISPLERLKKNKILDIENIYYEFDRAAITPESRTTLNKVIRILKNNPDIVLELSSHTDARGTDEYNKVLSQKRAKSALAYFEKFGIEPFRLVYKYYGETQPKMPCPNGDCPEEVHAANRRTEFKILDF
- a CDS encoding type IX secretion system membrane protein PorP/SprF, with translation MKKLYITLLCSVFSLFCQAQQEPMYTQYLFNGLMYNPAYAGSRAWVSASLLYRHQWTQLEGAPKTATFSLHGQPTEKMGLGMNVYNDQLGVNRTTGFNGSYSYKIPLSKKHSLRLGVTGGIIQYNNNWDELNIQDPDDPLFGLNNESFLLPTVGVGAYYYSERFFAGISLPQLMQHRLNKENPDAQAQLLNHMYITFGAIFPVSSSVKLKPAVLMKQVSGRPFQVDANITAIFNDYLWVGATYRSNDGLAVMAEIHPKPQWWFGYAYDYPISDLGPQQIGTHEIFIGFDLFKMDEAIFSPRYF
- a CDS encoding Ig-like domain-containing protein yields the protein MAILLFSLFFILPSSLQAQSPVPLSGIVNEYGEVLGINEQKCKLKITNPEGFSIGDKILIHQSKGATFNTAQTDEYGDAVDMANAGNFEVNTVLTVVGDTLILTHKLLRDYDPGFGVQVVGLPDMVDAEVTAEVTAKPWDGKTGGIVFLLAHGTLELNAPVIADSIGYIGGQTARGGNRENTFEYAFTDQAIGGSKGESMAFPVTQDVSPSNYGRGKIITGGGGGNNHNAGGGGGANYGAGGLGGRALQTKRRITTDNDSNDGNTPGELIGGLGGMSLSDNFKLTSFNKIFMGGGGGAGHQNSGTSAFKNRRHSRGQNGGGIIILSANYLITNNNKISANGGSYPALATVSADRIPNSTTDNASGGGGAGGSVLIDADGVAGGLLIDLNGGNGGHTYKGNVQDAYGPGGGGGGGTLSLSKAQYLNQTTWSATGGEAGTIQENSVLFSADKFYGSKPGALGGIAFGISLLEGTIPCNDAPNAEDDLGYTGANTPISLNFLKNDQANTNVDFNILSHFKFGSLTVEDSIMTYTPVNGFIGQDTLEYELCVGTGANKACDPAYVIIQVIPDEAPKLKDSFYSLTTFGPFQIHIDELAENLPENYTLTICEDPELGTVTVIDNKILEYIPDYITEAGQAQFCYEVCVNPNTEDETCSTGEIVIPFDYDITVLTLEDDVNTTPNTAITFDPTINDKAPEGYTISLCNTGQTQGNATVLADQQIQYTPPTDFEGQDAICYTLCDPTGEQCHSNIINVEVATAWNVQLTDDETQTPYRSPIDINVLINDTELPEDDSYSLQICNTQVNGTATITAENEIRYVPNDNFFGKEIICYSVCSTNNPELCEEAFAVVEVIIDPNEIPSIFPVEVNTQPDAVPFVFDPAQIPQFQLPPNYEIILIEGPEAGDAIIVDGKIIKYTLDPSQEGTFKIKYQLCNTLPQYDDQCSEAYLTFDSFYPSTTVAPQTDSDIIQQGEVASVNVYENDQINNGIFGSITLVNPTSDNGTVRVNDKTITFTPNADFIGTEIIQYELCSQEGPCAQSQLFVSVNPQANDDNSPVIYTINYNLSANTPIPAFDPATITAFDLPPNYALTILEQPTDGTVNLNGNVITYVPDANQGAGIYSIKYEICNTDPAHTDKCASAYLTYDIYAPSAIVVAQTDGATTPQGVEVTVDVVANDRIENDEFESISIISGGDNGTVSIEGDQVKFIPDPSFFGTEIITYELCSKGAVCAQSQLFISVNRTAIPISEIPNIHALTLNIESNAPEQTFIPGNISDFELPDNYELTIIEQPTEGSATVDNGNIKFTPAPDQSGVAQIRYRICNTREGYTDQCDESILNYDITAPDISIIAQTDIAIINQGESAEVNIFANDDLGSGTFASITTDATSINGGTIALSDDTKTLTYTPQAGFFGTDILTYQLCTSEGPCAEGLVFITVHRQEVPADEIPEVYPLTYYIQPTDAPEVFNPNLIEDFIIPANYTINITEQPDFGTAIVEDGKIKFTPDPNQEGAFKIKYEVCNTQPTFADQCDETYLTYEVRLPNAEVIAQTDSKNIQQGEVAIIDLFANDRIVNGSFGSMNIVSASLNGTVSLDNTTLTFTPKPTFTGTEIITYELCSEDGQCTQALAFISINAMEALDAEEDFISTPHQTPVIVDVKANDQFDRPVTVALCEPLSPDVGIADLNDDGSFLFTPAETFFGTAVFCYQICDEEITSNCAKAFVIIDVQKPEELKLNTDQASVLVNQSVLVPVTENDNISANEIKSVTVCSQPAFGTVVADGLSILYTAGASPSNEPIIFCYEVCDIYGRCKTSFVMVEVTGELKDFTLANDEKVIAPEGASTIDFLDNDELPENYTVILCDTEFPGTATLTSGLMLEYTPDPSSSTSYVDICYQVCERKNGQKVNCKNSNIRLSMFEGLQAVDDTYETSINQGVDISPWENDEYPRDSEMDLPPYFKIITQPANGTIYPGTDFITYVPDTSFVGTDQFTYTICYDSKSDLCDTAMVTINITQQVALNIFNAVSPNGDGLNETFYIEDLEQFSKNQLLIFNRWGEKVYQVSNYKNDWAGTDSRNRPLPDGTYYYVLKIVGIDEEFSGFITIQR